The sequence CTTTTCCGCGTTGCATTTTGTACCCTCCTTATTCTAATTTCAGACAATCGAACATCCACGATTGAAGTGGATCTTATAGAGGTCCGGAAATACCTTGTCTTCTGATCATGATAAAGTGTGCTGCAAGCAACCCAAGCAAAGCAGCTGGTAGGAAGAATACATGAATCGCGAAGAAACGTGTTAATGTTTGTGCACCTAGGATAGTCGAATCCCCTGCAAGGAGGATCTTGATCTGTTCACCGATAAACGGTACAGATGCTGCAATTTCGATACCAACTTTGGTAGCAAATAATGCTTTCATATCCCAAGGCAATAGGTAACCTGTAAAGCCTAGACCTAACATTGTAACGAAAATAAGAACACCGACGATCCAGTTAAGTTCACGTGGTTTCTTATAAGAGCCTGTAAAGAATACACGCAACGTATGTAGGAACATCATTACGATAACAAGCGATGCCCCCCAATGGTGCATCCCGCGCACAATTTCTCCGAATGCTACTTCGTTTTGAAGATAGTAAACGGATTTCCATGCATTTTCAATATCCGGGGTATAGTACATTGTAAGGAACATTCCTGATAGAATCTGGATGACCGTTACGAAAAACGTCAAACCACCGAAACAATAGATGAATGCAGAAAAATGATGTGCAGGGTTTACGTGCTCTGGTACTTCATGGTCAGCGATATCCCGCCAAATCGGGGTGATATCCAACCGTTCATCAACCCAGTCATAAATTTTGTTTAGCACTTCGGTCGTACCCCCTTACATATTAAACTAATGTGTTTGGAACTGTTTTTCCAAGATGAAGATACCCATCCACGATTTCGACCAAATATTCGTCAAGTGGTCCAATAGGTGGTGTTCCCGGTATATTCTTACCGTTTTTCTGGTAACGTCCTGCGTGGCAAGGGCAGAAAAATTCATTTTCATGCTTGTCGCCTTCCCAGCTTACTGTGCATCCAAGATGCTTACAGACAGGAGAAAGTGCTATGATCTCATCGCCTTGTTTGTACACCCAAGCGGTGTCGGAAACGTCTGACTTGTACCAGCCATCTTTTCGATCTTTAATCGTAAAGTCAACACGTACAGGTGTTTCGCTCAAGTCAGCCACTTTTTGAGAAGTGGGAATGAAATCGCCATCACCCTTCGTCTGCAATACAGGATCAACCGCAAAGCGGACCATCGGCATAACTGTGGCCGAAACCATAAATCCACCGACACCCATCAATGTGTAACTCAGGAATTGGCGCCTTGAAACTTTGCTGCTCATCAATTTCCCTCCTCTTACTCCAAAATCAGTCCAACGGACATATTATTGCATATTGTAA is a genomic window of Sporosarcina oncorhynchi containing:
- the qcrB gene encoding menaquinol-cytochrome c reductase cytochrome b subunit; this encodes MLNKIYDWVDERLDITPIWRDIADHEVPEHVNPAHHFSAFIYCFGGLTFFVTVIQILSGMFLTMYYTPDIENAWKSVYYLQNEVAFGEIVRGMHHWGASLVIVMMFLHTLRVFFTGSYKKPRELNWIVGVLIFVTMLGLGFTGYLLPWDMKALFATKVGIEIAASVPFIGEQIKILLAGDSTILGAQTLTRFFAIHVFFLPAALLGLLAAHFIMIRRQGISGPL
- a CDS encoding ubiquinol-cytochrome c reductase iron-sulfur subunit: MMSSKVSRRQFLSYTLMGVGGFMVSATVMPMVRFAVDPVLQTKGDGDFIPTSQKVADLSETPVRVDFTIKDRKDGWYKSDVSDTAWVYKQGDEIIALSPVCKHLGCTVSWEGDKHENEFFCPCHAGRYQKNGKNIPGTPPIGPLDEYLVEIVDGYLHLGKTVPNTLV